A region of Deltaproteobacteria bacterium DNA encodes the following proteins:
- a CDS encoding response regulator, with protein sequence MLKILLVDDMRNFLDLEVSFLKRAECKIITAKDGAEALKLAKIEKPDIVLLDLEMPRMNGIECCRIIKSDPSLKKLPVVMVTSTDRKAEALKAGCDDFVRKPINESSFLEEIKKFVNIKIRKEDRYNITIEVKYEHKDKLISAFTKDMSYSGVSIITNDMISLNTVLPISLILNVNGKAETHKCKARVMRTFKEETDGRAIQGVGLEFVEAGQKMITAIKEYIGKNIKH encoded by the coding sequence ATGTTAAAGATTCTTTTGGTAGACGATATGAGGAACTTTCTTGACCTTGAGGTTTCATTTCTTAAAAGAGCAGAATGTAAAATCATAACAGCCAAGGACGGTGCGGAGGCATTAAAATTGGCAAAGATTGAGAAGCCTGATATAGTATTGCTTGACCTTGAGATGCCGAGGATGAATGGCATTGAGTGCTGCAGGATAATCAAGAGTGATCCATCACTAAAGAAACTCCCGGTTGTAATGGTTACCTCAACGGATAGGAAAGCAGAGGCTCTTAAAGCAGGGTGTGATGATTTTGTAAGAAAACCTATTAATGAGTCCTCATTTCTTGAAGAGATTAAGAAATTTGTAAATATAAAGATAAGAAAAGAAGACAGATATAACATAACAATAGAGGTTAAATATGAACACAAGGATAAACTTATCTCAGCTTTTACAAAAGACATGAGTTATTCAGGTGTCTCGATAATAACAAACGATATGATTTCGCTTAACACCGTGTTACCCATAAGTCTTATCCTTAATGTAAACGGGAAAGCGGAAACCCATAAATGCAAGGCGCGGGTTATGAGAACATTCAAAGAAGAAACGGACGGGCGTGCCATTCAGGGTGTAGGACTTGAATTTGTGGAAGCAGGACAGAAGATGATTACGGCGATAAAAGAGTACATAGGTAAAAATATAAAACATTAA
- a CDS encoding glycosyltransferase — protein sequence MDNPGKNKKTKILRIIARLNIGGPAIHTILLTRYLDNQFETKLVAGNVSEGEKSMDYLADELEVKPIYIEKMKRKISLLNDMSALFSIYTIVGKYKPDIVHTHTAKAGAIGRTAVIIYNLTHLRFGEERIRLVHTFHGHVFDKYFGTFKTSVFIRIERILAVFTDNIIAVSDRLKHELVNKYKIASDLKIKVIYNGYNLEPFLSIEKKSGVLREQISANSDELIISTVGRLVPVKGHEYLIKALSKIDIPSRLVIVGDGILRDELEALVNKYGLNTRVHFLGYQKYLQNIYAGTDIFVLSSLNEGAPVAIIEALASARPVIATDVGGVRDIIGNIKQSISPDTHVCERGMLIAPSKTGSIIKAIQYLVNNTGTGYMMGLNGRRFVENNFNIKRLLHNMTLLYSGVLK from the coding sequence ATGGATAATCCCGGCAAAAATAAAAAAACAAAGATACTTAGAATCATAGCAAGGCTCAACATAGGTGGCCCTGCAATACATACAATCCTTTTAACCCGCTATCTTGACAATCAATTTGAAACAAAACTCGTTGCAGGTAATGTATCTGAAGGTGAAAAAAGTATGGATTACCTTGCAGACGAACTTGAGGTAAAACCTATCTATATAGAAAAAATGAAAAGGAAAATTTCACTTTTAAATGATATGTCCGCCCTTTTCTCCATTTATACGATTGTCGGAAAGTATAAACCCGATATCGTGCATACACATACTGCAAAAGCAGGAGCAATAGGTAGAACAGCCGTGATTATATATAATCTGACTCATCTGCGATTTGGAGAAGAAAGAATAAGGCTTGTACATACTTTTCATGGCCATGTATTTGATAAATACTTTGGCACATTCAAAACATCTGTTTTTATCCGTATAGAAAGAATATTAGCCGTGTTTACGGATAATATCATAGCAGTAAGTGACAGGTTAAAACATGAACTTGTAAATAAATATAAAATAGCATCTGATCTTAAAATAAAAGTCATCTATAACGGCTATAATCTCGAACCGTTCCTGAGCATCGAAAAGAAATCTGGCGTGTTAAGAGAGCAAATATCTGCAAATTCAGACGAATTGATCATCTCTACCGTTGGAAGACTTGTACCCGTAAAGGGGCATGAATATCTAATAAAGGCACTTAGCAAAATAGATATTCCCTCAAGGCTTGTTATCGTGGGAGACGGCATATTGAGGGATGAGCTTGAAGCACTGGTAAACAAATATGGATTAAATACAAGGGTGCATTTCCTCGGTTATCAAAAGTATTTACAGAACATCTATGCAGGAACGGACATTTTTGTATTAAGCTCATTAAACGAGGGTGCTCCTGTCGCAATTATCGAAGCACTCGCATCCGCAAGGCCTGTAATTGCAACCGATGTCGGTGGCGTGAGAGATATTATAGGCAATATCAAACAATCCATTTCACCGGATACACATGTATGTGAGAGGGGAATGCTTATAGCCCCATCAAAAACTGGCAGCATAATAAAAGCTATTCAATATCTTGTAAATAATACCGGAACAGGGTATATGATGGGATTAAACGGAAGAAGATTTGTAGAAAATAATTTTAACATAAAAAGACTTTTGCATAACATGACTTTGCTTTATAGTGGAGTATTAAAA